In the Candidatus Methylomirabilota bacterium genome, TACAGGATACGGTCCAGCCGTGGGGCAATGGGGGAGCCCTTCGCTACCGCACCTTCCTTCAGCTTCAGGAAGCGTTGAGCCTCGCTTTCTTTCTCTGTGCCCGTGGTTTCCCCCACTGGACGGCCATTGACGTAATACTTAACCCACCACTTGCTACTGAGCTTGCCACTTCTAAGCTTCGGTCGATAAAGATAGCCCATTTATTTCACCCCCTTTCTTTTCCGTTTCTTGGCCAGATAAACCTTCACCAACTCCCGAATGATGTCCGTCGCAGACCGGCCCTCGTCAATGGCAGCATGGCGGAGGTCTTTGTGAACATCTTCCGGGAGGTAGACGGGCAGTGGAACCATCTGTACCTCCTGCTTCTTGGGTCTCCCTCTCATGCTTTAATAATATAATAATATTTAAATATGTCAAGGAAAATGCATGGGCAGGGCATGATTCTTGGGGGGGTGGTTATGGTGGAGGGGGGGACGACTTAGCTACTTTCCTTTAGGGTGCCCTCCAGATGACCTTCCCGGCCTTGGCCAGCCTTCAACTGGGGTTCGAGAGGGGATTATGCCGGTAGCACCGTGGTAGCAGGGTGGTGGAAGGGCTTGATTTGCTGGGACTGGGTGGAAGGGATCTGATTACCAATTAGCAGGTCAGAGGTTCCGCACTTAGCGGGGGCGCTAGGATGTCCTGCTCGTAAAGTACCGATC is a window encoding:
- a CDS encoding ribbon-helix-helix domain-containing protein, translating into MVPLPVYLPEDVHKDLRHAAIDEGRSATDIIRELVKVYLAKKRKRKGVK